One Glycine max cultivar Williams 82 chromosome 6, Glycine_max_v4.0, whole genome shotgun sequence DNA segment encodes these proteins:
- the LOC100787967 gene encoding transcription factor PRE3, producing the protein MSSRRSRSRQTSSSRNITDDQINDLVSKLQQLLPEIRDRRSDKVSASKVLQETCNYIRSLHREVGDLSERLSELLDTTDTAQAAIIRNLLMQ; encoded by the exons ATGTCTAGCAGGAGGTCACGGTCAAGGCAAACAAGTAGTTCAAGGAATATCACCGATGATCAGATCAATGATCTTGTCTCTAAGTTGCAACAGCTTCTTCCAGAGATTCGCGATAGGCGCTCTGACAAG GTTTCAGCTTCCAAGGTGTTGCAAGAGACATGCAACTATATTAGAAGCTTACACAGGGAAGTGGGTGACCTAAGCGAGCGTTTATCTGAGCTCCTGGATACAACTGACACGGCTCAAGCTGCAATAATTAGAAATTTACTGATGCAATAG